NNNNNNNNNNNNNNNNNNNNNNNNNNNNNNNNNNNNNNNNNNNNNNNNNNNNNNNNNNNNNNNNNNNNNNNNNNNNNNNNNNNNNNNNNNNNNNNNNNNNNNNNNNNNNNNNNNNNNNNNNNNNNNNNNNNNNNNNNNNNNNNNNNNNNNNNNNNNNNNNNNNNNNNNNNNNNNNNNNNNNNNNNNNNNNNNNNNNNNNNNNNNNNNNNNNNNNNNNNNNNNNNNNNNNNNNNNNNNNNNNNNNNNNNNNNNNNNNNNNNNNNNNNNNNNNNNNNNNNNNNNNNNNNNNNNNNNNNNNNNNNNNNNNNNNNNNNNNNNNNNNNNNNNNNNNNNNNNNNNNNNNNNNNNNNNNNNNNNNNNNNNNNNNNNNNNNNNNNNNNNNNNNNNNNNNNNNNNNNNNNNNNNNNNNNNNNNNNNNNNNNNNNNNNNNNNNNNNNNNNNNNNNNNNNNNNNNNNNNNNNNNNNNNNNNNNNNNNNNNNNNNNNNNNNNNNNNNNNNNNNNNNNNNNNNNNNNNNNNNNNNNNNNNNNNNNNNNNNNNNNNNNNNNNNNNNNNNNNNNNNNNNNNNNNNNNNNNNNNNNNNNNNNNNNNNNNNNNNNNNNNNNNNNNNNNNNNNNNNNNNNNNNNNNNNNNNNNNNNNNNNNNNNNNNNNNNNNNNNNNNNNNaacatttaaatggttccaagaatttagtgtaacatatagcaacaataaatcaaaactcccacttataagtagggtataaaaatgcttaaagaaataaatataacataaacaataaataatgattaaataatataaaacatagattcttaccttttaataaccttattatcatgccaagagtttcaccttatcatctcaactttaggaagttagctattcattattcaaagtgtaaaactttgaatatgaaattaacatgctaattgtatttaaatgaagaaataaaggaaaaatatagagagaaatattatgaactcaaaggtttgttcatagaatgagggatatctcaatacattacaatgcacccctatttatagccaaatttggggagacaaacacaaataaaatattatttttttacacataagtcttcattggtgttccaagatattatattatattacacatcacttttgaaaatcttcttctccgaatttgcttcttcacataaaaataaacatgtagataattgagttgtctagttgtgatatttttttcaaaccatttgacaaagtaatttgagagatatggtcaaaatactagagcatggtaaaactgccactcctttggtaactttatttgttacttaatttgatctcaattgTGAGATGATTTTTATCttatgcttgtcaacaatattgtagatattataatcaattttctacaggtccaagaatcatcttaatcccatttgcaacgccaagtttattcttgttttatcgaacctgtaaaaaataataaaaacttgtaattacacaacaacttatattttatacaatttattataaaacatataatatttaaacatttaataaaacaaaaactatataattatattataaaacatttaattaatgtacaatttttatgtttatcacctctctgtggacaaactctcgCAAAATGTCCTGATTGTCTGCAGATGCGGCAACTACCAattactccttggcattgctcggtggggtgtctccctccgcaagttcTGCAGTAAATTTCTGTATAACTCTGACTAgacccactggagctagatgaaccGCTCCCTAACTTCTTAAAATGTTTCTTTCGAGCTTTCAACTGTTCCTTCTtgccactgctgctaccaccagtCTCCAGTCTGAgaggtggttgctgtggtctcgatGTTGGAGGCACCaacgaagctcctttctgtctcatcagacagGCTTCGGCTCTCTTGGCTCTACTCAGAGCATCAGCAAAAGTATAGGGTCGGCCCGTGTTCACCAATGTCAATATCTCAGGAGTTAATCCCCTATAAACTGATCGATCACAGCTTCATAATTCCCAGTCACGTGAGGAGCAAAACGTAACAAGGTAGAAAATTTGGTCACATATTCTTCTATACTCATCGGACCctgtttcaaattttcaaattctgCCCTCTTATCTTCTCGATACAAACTTGGGAAAAACCTTGTATAAAACTCAACTTTAAAGATCTTCCAAGTAATCATTGTACCACTCTGTTCTAAGGCCTCTTTAGTTGCgatccaccaactcttcgcgACTTCCtgtaactggtgcccaatcaagTTAACTCTACGTTCATCTGGATACTCGAATGAATCAAACGGTATCTCAACATCTTCTAGCCAGCTCTCACAATCACTCGTTGTCTCAATACCCCTCAGAATCGGCggttgaaatgactgaaacttCTTCAActgtatctccatcggagtttCTGACATATCCATCTGATCAGTCACCCTACTATCTCGTTCTGGAATTCTCCGAGGATGTATATCTGATTACCAAAAGAATTAGTAACCAAATACAACAAACCTGtttcagccctcctctgatcatcttactgctgatcgagaatcggttctgattcattctcaattaatacagtttaccaatcaaatcagataatcaggtaaacatgtaataataaaagcagtaatcatgctagcacacaaaagcaggaaagaaaactcaatctacccagctcactagcttctatttcaATCTAAGGTACCTACAGTTctggaacctactgctctgataccacctgttgtagggacccagacgctaattcatgtcttaatcattattaaagTCAAATATAACAATTAAGACAAGTGggactaaattttttttctttggaaaTTATAAATGTGGAAACGTAATGTATTCTATCTAATATACATGTCAATATAAAGTACAAATCATGTACTACATGTCTCTATCTCAACTAGGTTCAACAGTTATACGTCAAGTGCTGAATCCTATTCTGCTTctgggcccggatctccacaCTAACTATCAcctctcatcctcttcctgaTCCTAAttatgtcccacctgttgtcatgcacacatacaaacaagacaacagccggataactccggtgagaattacattcccagtataaatcatgtatacatgcatttcatataaacaaGTATAAAAGCATGAACAGATAATCATAAAATGTATCAAATCAGACACATGAATCAACACAGACTCTGAATCACACTCAATGACTCTTAGACTCACATAAATCAATGCGAACTCTGAATCACACTCCGTGACTCTTGGACTATGACTCGActcgtcctaatctagggatcccgatctgaataataacatacacccacctactctccaatcggggtggtggtacattcttattcacggactttggcacTTTCCgtatcgaatctcagcgataggagCTGCTCTTCTCCCCAACATATCGATACGACCAAACGTCCGACGTCTTGGCGACTCCGCCACAGACTAGGCGCATCCGCCCTGGCATACCCTAACGATAAATAGGCATGTCCTGCCCTGGCATATAATGCCAAacatctgtgacaatgtgcaatgggccagtgacgattccatcactatctggcacctctgtcacgaGATCAATCGTCTATGACTAGGCGGATCCTCCTATGACTCAATACCTAAATCAATAGATTAAAGATATCAATCTCAttcaattgcaaatatcaatgcaacaagataaagtatgtgatttaggggaactcaagtcaaatctaactAGAGTTATATCCTCtcggttcaacattgatttatacctttcttttcgtcGATCAATCTGGCTCTGTTAAGTCTTCGAAGCCTTCGATCCCAACTCTGGAATAACAGTATTGAGGAGTACGATATCATAATACAACCCAACACAAGAATTCTCAATTAAATCAacttttgacggcataacggcacaatatcGATATCCCGGGAAACTCAGACAATATGAGATATgaatcaacaactcataatcaataacaacacaatctgatatcaaatctcaatcaaatccattctgaaaatcataccaatttcatatggtatccgttcttcaatccggtttcaattatacgatgtctacgaTATCAAGAACACcttatatgaatcatatccgattccttcaacatcatattttcaaatcatatcaaaacataagaaaacttacgtcctatTGAAGCTCTTGGCGATAGAAATGCAGTACAaaactcggattgaaattccaacggccggatcttgcacaacTCACGAGTCTATGAATTGATGAAGCTTGAGGAATTAGCTATGGCCTTTCTCGGTTCTTGCTGGCTTTCTGAAGGAGAAggaatgaaataatatatatatataaatccacTTGCATGAGTAAGAAACGTGgcttatttttcttgcatttcagttggcgctcgggcggtcacaatttatcgctcgggcgcggaacgttctgtCCAAGCCCTCAACTTATTcgacactggcgctcgggcggtcattttctaccacTCGGGCGCCAGACATTCTGTCCAAACCGTGACCTTgtggtgcactggcgctcgggcggtccttttctaccgctcgggcgccacaggttctgtccaacatcttggcttgtattacgccgacgcccggcttctccacttgagctccaacaatctcaatactgttaattaatctacttctgattacagtaattaaatctcgggcattataattggggcttgaaccaccgaccagaacctcttaccaacgtcTTAAAGAATGATTTGAACTATGgttaagggccctaggccagccacaattcgaaccacacCATGAAACCAACCGAAAAGTCCCACCCGAGAAGCACCCTTGCGTGCGTGAGGTGTATTGCTTCGCTTGATGTCACGGAccattccaatggccatttgattgaccatggcacgatctagacgtCAAGGGatatggtatgaaccatggataagggctaaagagccaaccaagatccacccaacccACCAAACCGAAAGTTACACATGCAGAATTCAAAGGGGGTCGAAGGGGGCTgttcatgttttgattttaaaaactgATTCCAtcgtggaccaagcctcaaaagggcaacttggtcacgtcttagacatgctagggaggtgatctaaccatggctataggctcctagggcagccaagatcagaaactccTCCTTGACAGCAAAACAGCAAGAATCGAAACTCAAATGGCGTGAAGGTAGAGTTGCTGTGATGTTTCGTAATTCCAGCATGCATGGGACTCGACTATTGGACCAACGTGGTCTTGACACCCCTTAGTACGtgtctaggtgcagccttgggagcctggacacgagccaaccacctgtacTCAAAGAAACAAGCAACCCGTGAAGAACAAGTAGGGGGCCGAAACCTGCATGttcttttctgaaaattttgtgatgtatttcggttttggtTGAAAGATCATGACCATGTAGTGttcaaaaaaaatcataatacgacttgattgaagagcaaataaGAACTTATACATGCCTGGATATTTTGTttcgaagaaaacaaaaagaagacaacgacgcggcgcggaggagacggagagCTACGCTTCTCACTTTGCTACTCGATTTTTACTCTAGTATTCTCACTGTTTTCCTCCGTAGAACTCACGGTTTTCTCTCAACCTTTACTCTGAACTTTCGAAATAATGGAGAGGGGAAAATGAGTCTAGGAGATGAAGGAAAGAGTGCATGATAAAGGAAGATATATTCTTGCTATCTATGAGTTTGTGGGATAAGGAAAATATAattgatatcaaaagatttttgaggGATAATTAGAGTGTAGGGGACCGAAAATAAGACTAGGTTCAAGGTgggaaattgcttaattaattaatcgttagtgatttaaaagttgggagaaatctacctagaaaaagattaaggaaaatAACAAGGAAATGAGTTGTAAATAAAAGaatcaaatcatttaaaagaaGGGGACCGAAAATTGTTATCAAAGTGGGGTAgaaaatgcttaattaataattattggggaATTTAAAGGTGAGAGATTATCTCCtaaaaatggataaggaaagaaaGCAATTAAATtgtgagttgtaaattaaattaaatcttgTTAAATgaggggtggccgattttatcATCTAAAATTTGGGTAGgaatattgtttaaatattaattaatggtgAATAGAATTTAGGGAATTATTTATCGCGAAATGGATAgggaaagatattaaataaatttgcttagcaaatttaattcaaatcctaaacaaggtggccgaaaatcttaagtaaaataaaggagaaaatatttattaaatcttgtattttaattatttagagttttatctactcattaaatattttagcggattaagaaattaattattgaactttattactacttatttcaaattatttaaataattccttaaacattcttttacattaaatcaacttattatttatcttaaataaattctaggaatgatttctaaatcttaaatttatctctttactccaactccagtccggcctcacttaaataactgaaaagatagcacttaaactactgaataaaataaataaatttaaagaaaagaattgcaaataataaagaaaattcttttaatttaaaatgctaGAAATTacgcatggcttatacgtagtctaatttacgggttctacaataatagcccgctaaacccataaaactgcgtatctctagcactgatgtcggtctaggccaattgATCACAAcctcaactttgctaggatcgacagaaataccatctctcGATATAATGTGCcccagaaatacaacttgtttcagccaaaattcacatttcgataGCTTTGCATATAGTTATCAGCTCTCAGAGTTTTCAATACaattctcagatgctcagcatgatcattcagattctttgaataaatcaaaatatcgtcaataaagataatcacaaaatcatcaagatatttctgaaatatacgattcatcaaacccataaatacagctaGAGCATTggttaaaccaaacggcatgactataaactcatagtgGTCATACCTGGTTCTTAAAGCTGTCTTCGATATATCAGAATttctgactctcaactgatgatatccagatctcagatcgatcttggaataaacagaagaaccctgcaactgatcaaataggtaatcaatacgaggcaaatggtatttattctttatcgtAGCTTTGTTCAAttgccgataatcaatgcagagtctcattgaaccgtctttctatctgacaaacagtactggagcgccccaaggagaaacagtcggtctgatgtaacccttggctagTAAATCCTCtagctgatctttcaattctttcagttcaactggtgACATTCTGTATGGAGCTTTAGAAATAGGTACTGTACTTGGTATCgattcaatgctgaagtctatttcTCGGACTGGAGGCAAACCTGAAATCTCATATGGgaagacgtcagcaaactcacataccacaagcaaatctgccaatgaaaGTCTCGActtcagtacatctactgaatatacaaggaatcTCTCTGCTCccttctgcaataatcgagtcatagacaaagcAGATATTAAAGTAATTcgagctctagaacccttaccgtaaaatttgcattcatcagccatctcaggtctgaatcttACAATTTTCTAAAAACAGTCTACGATAGCTCTGTatttggtcagcatatcaataacaataa
This window of the Primulina huaijiensis isolate GDHJ02 chromosome 3, ASM1229523v2, whole genome shotgun sequence genome carries:
- the LOC140972503 gene encoding uncharacterized protein; the encoded protein is MEIQLKKFQSFQPPILRGIETTSDCESWLEDVEIPFDSFEYPDERRVNLIGHQLQEVAKSWWIATKEALEQSGTMITWKIFKVEFYTRFFPSLYREDKRAEFENLKQGPMSIEEYVTKFSTLLRFAPHVTGNYEAVIDQFIGD